Proteins from a genomic interval of Melospiza georgiana isolate bMelGeo1 chromosome 20, bMelGeo1.pri, whole genome shotgun sequence:
- the LOC131091976 gene encoding alpha-1-acid glycoprotein-like — MLATLILLLGLPLALATEPQSCSPLVPVTFNGSTVPQLLGQWFYIAGASRYPPHLAELTAVTFEAFSFSPGSHEDELNITEIIRMNETCVVRNFSKIQVFQENSTLVHVDDNGVASTARLIQSDKDLLILNHINIDSPNLSLSARTPNVSKEHLEEFKAHLRCLGFTEQEVFHASTEHACPLPRGEDNADPQLG; from the exons aTGTTGGCcaccctcatcctcctcctggggctgcccctggccctggccaccgagccccagagctgctccccgCTCGTCCCCGTCACCTTCAACGGCAGCACCGTCCCTCAG ctcctgggacagtgGTTCTACATCGCTGGTGCCTCCAGGTACCCCCCTCACCTGGCAGAGCTGACAGCAGTGACATTCGAGGcgttttccttctctcctggcAGCCACGAGGACGAGCTCAACATCACGGAGATCATCAGGAT GAATGAGACCTGTGTGGTGAGGAACTTCAGCAAGATCCAGGTCTTCCAGGAGAACTCCACCCTGGTGCATG TTGATGATAACGGGGTGGCTTCAACGGCCAGACTGATCCAAAGTGACAAAGACCTGCTGATCCTGAACCACATCAACATTGACTCCCCAAATCTGAGTCTCTCAG CACGGACACCCAACGTGAGCAAGGAGCACCTGGAGGAGTTCAAAGCCCACCTGAGGTGCCTGGGCTTCACTGAGCAGGAGGTGTTCCACGCTTCCACAGAG cacgcctgtcccctgcccaggggtGAAGACAATGCAGATCCTCAGCTGGGGTAA
- the LOC131092037 gene encoding alpha-1-acid glycoprotein-like has protein sequence MGPALAAVLALAALLPADALPCGAQRPDSDTASKLPGTWLYVAGAAQFPQHQVEMLLIDHALLRLEPGPGQELLISHFVAVGDQCYTHNLTYLEVTAGNATLVKNAMTQQTEGMLMNTSSENLLLIQYQMQRERTYLGQYLYARNRSLSTAEREEFEQHAECLGLRAEQIVYAPWKTEVCQVKAAEGSSSPHPEPGAASTASPAPGTPGPGTAGN, from the exons ATGGGCCCGGCGCTCGCCGCCGTCCTGGCGCTGGCTGCGCTGCTCCCCGCGGATGCGCTGCCCTGCGGAGCGCAGCGCCCGGACAGCGACACGGCCTCCAAG ctgccGGGCACCTGGCTGTAcgtggcaggggctgcccagttCCCCCAGCACCAGGTGGAGATGCTGCTCATCGACCACGCCTTGCTGCGCCtggagccggggccggggcaggagctgctcatcaGCCACTTCGTGGCCGT CGGGGACCAATGTTACACCCACAACCTGACCTACCTGGAAGTCACCGCCGGTAACGCCACCCTGGTGAAGAACG CCATGACCCAGCAGACTGAGGGGATGCTGATGAACACGAGCTCTGAAAACCTCTTACTCATCCAGTACCAAATGCAGAGGGAAAGGACCTATTTGGGGCAGTATCTGTATG CCAGGAACCGGAGCCTGAGCACGGCAGAGCGGGAGGAATTCGAGCAGCACGCCGagtgcctggggctgagggcagagcagaTCGTGTACGCGCCCTGGAAAACG GAGGTGTGTCAAGTGAAAGCAGCcgaaggcagcagcagcccccaccCAGAGCCCGGGGCTGCATCCacagcatcccctgccccaggcacccccgggcctggcactgcagggaacTGA